From Microcebus murinus isolate Inina chromosome 15, M.murinus_Inina_mat1.0, whole genome shotgun sequence, the proteins below share one genomic window:
- the APELA gene encoding apelin receptor early endogenous ligand, giving the protein MRFHPFLFAFFIFMMSLLLINGQRPANLAMRRKLHRHNCPQRRCMPLHSRVPFP; this is encoded by the exons ATGAGATTTCACCCattcctttttgcattttttatttttatgatgagtCTTCTCCTTATCAACGGACAGAGACCAG ctaATTTGGCCATGAGAAGAAAATTGCACAGACACAACTGCCCTCAGAGGAGATGTATGCCTCTTCATTCACGAGTGCCCTTCCCCTGA